AGTTTTCCACTTGTCGATGTCACAGTGACAATACTTCCATCCGGACGATACATTTTCATAGTTGAGTTTGCTAGCCGTGCTTGATTCTCGGTGCTGTAATACTTAGCCTCAACTGCGCGGACTTCCCAGACGCGACGCCCTTTCTTCACAGCCACTCTTTCAAAATCCTGAATGTGTAACTCAGAGGTTGTTTGTGGTGAGCTGTTGTTATTTGTATTTATCTTAGTGCCCATTTTTTCCGCGGAACGAAGATATGCCGTACTCAGCACAAAAATGACGAAAGCCGCAGTCAAAAGCGCAACAATTGCTTGTGCTGGTGAGCGAAAATAATACACAAATCTTACTCTTTACTCTTTAAGTGAATCCTGGCGGAGCTTCCAAATTGGCAGCAGTTCATCAAGCAGTGCTGGTAGTTTATTCAAAGGGAACTGACTCATTGAATCCGAAAGTGCCTTGTCCGGGTTTTCGTGACACTCAATAAAAAGGGCATCAATCCCAACCGCCACTCCTGCTCGGGCTAAAGCAGGGATTTGCGTGCGGTCTCCTCCCGAAACTCCGTTGACTCCGCCAAGGCGCTGCACTGAGTGCGAGGCATCGAGCACAACCGGAGAACCAAAGGAGCGCATCGTTTGTAGCCCACGCATATCAACAATTAAATCGCGATAACCAAATGATGTTCCTCGCTCACAACAGATTACTTGTTTATTTCCCGTAGCTTTAATCTTATCGATCACAAAAGGCATATCGTCAGGACTTAAGAATTGCCCTTTCTTGACCATCACAGGGAGCGCAGATCTACCTGCAGCTGCCAGTAAATCTGTCTGGCGACAAAGAAAAGCAGGAATTTGCAATAAATCTACTACTTTTGCCGCAGCCTGAACTTCTTCCGGACTATGCACATCGGTTATAATCGGCACAGCGAATTCTCGGCGTAAGGCCGCTAAGATCTCTAGTCCTTGATCGAGCCCCAAGCCGCGGAAGCTTTTACTCGATGTGCGGTTGGCCTTATCGTATGAAGATTTATAAATCAGTTTGACGCCAGCCTGTTGAGTAATTTTTAAAATCTGCTCAGCATGCTTGAAGGCATGTTCACGGGACTCAATCACACAGGGGCCTGCAATCAGAACAAACTCTTGACCACCGCCGATTTGTGCATGCGTGACTTGCTTATCTTTACCGACAATAACAGTTTTCATTGAGACATTTATGGTAGTTGCGCTTCGCGGCTTGGTTCATGCTGCTTGCTTTGGGCAGCTTTTACGACATTGGCCTTCGGCAGATTAACTTTTTTGTCGCGATTCGCCAGCGCTGCCTTGATGTAACTGGCAAACAATGGATGTGGGGCAAGTGGTCGCGAAGAGAATTCTGGGTGACATTGCACACCAATAAACCAAGGGTGATTAGGCAGTTCAATTACCTCAACAAGGTCGAGATCTTGATTAATGCCAGACAACCGCATTCCAGCCTGCTCCAAGCGCTGACGATACTTATTATTCACTTCGAGTCGATGACGATGGCGCTCAGAAACTTTATCAACTCCATAGATCACTCGAGCCAACGTGCCTTCAACCAATGAACAGTTATATGCCCCTAGGCGCATCGTGCCGCCCTTGTCAGAGATTTTTTTCTGCTCTTCCATGAAATCAATCACGGGTTCCTTAGTGTTTTCGTCGAACTCAACACTTTGCGCTGCCTTAATGCCGATCACATCGCGGGCATATTCTACAACTGCCATTTGCAAGCCAAGGCATATTCCCAAGTAAGGGATGCCCTGAGTGCGGGCATAATTGATCGCCAGAATTTTTCCTTCACTTCCGCGCTTACCAAAACCTCCAGGAACGAGAATTGCATCGGCATTTTTTAATTCATCGGGCAGCCCATGCGCTTCAATTTCTTCTGAATCAACGTAGTGAATATCAACTACGCAGTCGTTCGCTAGTCCGCCGTGCGTAATTGCTTCGATTAAGCTTTTGTAGGATTCTTTCAAGCCCACATACTTACCGACAAAGGCAACCGAAACGCGACCGCGTGAAGGATTTTTTAAAACGTCAGTAATATGTTTCCAGGGTAGTAGATTTGGAGCGCCGGCCCAAATATTTAATTTTTCACAAACTCGAGTATCAAGCCCTTCGGCATGCAAGACCAGCGGCAGTTCGTAAATGTGTTCGACATCACAAGCCGTGATTGCGCAGTTCTCGTTTATATTACAAAAGAGTGCAATTTTTTCTTTGCTCTTGTGATCAAGTGGCACCTTGGAGCGGAGAATAATAATGTCTGGCTGAATTCCGCCACTGGTCAGGGTCTTAACGCTGTGTTGCGTTGGCTTAGTTTTAAGTTCCCCCGCAGTTTCGATATAGGGCACTAGAGTAAGATGAATATAGAGCACGTGCTCGCGACCGACATCAGCGCGAAATTGGCGAATTGCCTCGAGAAAAGGCAAGCTTTCGATATCACCAACCGTTCCACCGACCTCACAGATACAGATATCTGCGCCTTGGCCAGCTAATAAAATTCGGCGTTTTATTTCATCCGTCACATGCGGGATGACTTGCACAGTGCCGCCGAGATAATCCCCGCGGCGTTCATTGCGTAACACCGTGTCGTAAACTTGGCCCGCAGTGAAATTATTCAAGCGCGACATCCGCGTCGTAAGAAATCGCTCATAGTGACCGAGATCGAGATCTGTCTCGGCGCCATCTTCAGTAACAAAAACCTCACCATGCTGAAACGGGCTCATTGTCCCGGGATCGACATTAAGATACGGGTCTAATTTGCAAATTGAAACACGCAGCCCGCGACTTTCTAGAATCGCTCCTAAAGCAGCAGAGGTTAGACCTTTGCCCAGCGAAGAAACTACGCCGCCTGTGACAAAAATAAATTTTGTTGGACGCTGCACCATGATGACTTCAAATCCTATGCTATCTTTCTATTATTTCTTGCTAACCCACTAAAGCTAAGTTCCAAATCGAAACCAGGCAAGAGAATTAACTATAGAAAACTAAAAAACTTTTTTGATGACTTTTAACTACTTAACTTACTTCAGGCCGAGGGCAACCTCGCGCGCTCGTTGAAGATCTTGAGGCGTGTCGACCTCAACAAAATTACGAGCTTCATCATGGGAAAGTATATATACACCAATACTGTGACCATTTTCAAGTACTCTCAATTGCTCAAGCATTTCGATGCGTTCTAATAGCGCTTGCTTGCTTGTTGCAAAGGTAGTCAGTGACTCCGGTGTATACGCATAAAGCCCGATATGCCTGTAGCCCAGCACCCCATTAGGATAAATCACTCCATCACGGCTGTGCGGTATTGGCGCGCGCGAAAAATATAGTGCTTGGCCCGCGGGACTCAGCGCAACCTTCACAACTGTAGAAGCAGCAAATTGATCTTGGTCCATAATCGGGACAGCAATAGTTGTCATCGAGAATTGGTCATAATTTTCCTTAAGGACCTGGATCACTCCATTAATTGCCGCAACGCTGATAAATGGCATGTCGCCTTGAATATTTAAAATTATTTGGAAGTCTTTCCCTGTAGGGTCGATTCTCTGCCAAGCTTGATAAACGCGATCTGTTCCAGACGGAGCATCTGCCGAAGTCATGATTACTTCAGCACCAAAACTTGTAGCAACTTGAGAAATTTCAGCTGAATCGGTAGCCAACACTACGCGCTGTAAAGACGAGACTTGTGCTGCCTGCTGCCAGACATGCTGAATCAAAGACTTGCCATCAATCTCTTGGAGTGGCTTGCGACCGAGGCGCGTTGAACCCAAGCGCGCTGGAATTACTGCTAAAACATTATAGTTGACTGACTCTGCACCCATGCCTCTGATTTAGACCATACAAGTAAATTAGCCAAGATCGAACTTAATCAGAGTTTCCCTAGTTTCCCATGCGGTCTTGGAATATACGTTTACGACGAGTCGACCCATCCAGTGCTTTGAACAAAGCTCCGCGGAAAACTAAAAAGCCAAAAAATAAAAAGCAAAGCAGCACTGAATACAACAACCGCAAAACTAGATTTAAATCAGCACCAAGATAGGCATAGTCAAGCAATAACACTTCGAGATAGGTAATTGGATTCCCTTGAATAAATTGCACTTTAAAAAGTAGCTGATCATGCCAGATTAGCGGAGCAACGATAATCAGATGCGGCACCAGCCATTCAGGCCAGTTTTCTCGCATAAAATGCAAGCTGTGCCGTAGCGAATTAATCCCGTCTTCAGTTGCTAAATAGATACTTTCCAGTACCGGATTAAAGAGCAAGGTCAAGGCTGCGCCAAGCAGGATCCTTAGATTCATTGCCGAAACTGGCAGCGCGCGATTAAGTAATTCGTTAATAATAAAAAAAATAAAAGTCACGGTCAGCACTGCTGGAAATAAGAAAAAGAATCTACGTCGAATGATTTCTAATCCTGTTTTTTCAGCACGCACACCAGCTTCCAGGCACGGCAAGAGCAAGGTAATCAGCGCCGCGAAAACAAAACCCAATACAAAACCACCAACGATGCCAAAATTGCTCATCAAGTTAGCGACAAATGGGAACGCAAAGAGGAGTAAGAACATTACCAATGGAATCTTCCAGAGTAGCATGGTCGCAACTTGAGCTCTTTTCAGGGCCCGCAAATACATCGCGATATCAACACGAATGATTTCCGTAAGCTTAAGCATGTGGTTTCCTTCTCCGCCGCCTTCTGAGCGGAGCAGTTTTCTGCACTATTAAATCTACTGCGCGGGGTGGCGCTAAGGCCGCGTCAACAAGATGGACAAGTAAGCGCGCCCGCGGAGAACGCGGCAACATGGACTGCTCATACAAAAATAAATAGCGCTTCTTCAAGCACTCGGTAATTTCTTCACGCTCATTACGGGTAATCCCAATACGAGAATAAAGGCCTTTCAAGACTAGCTGCACCTCTTCATCAAGCTCTCGACTGTCTAATTCAAGGTGAAAGTCTGGATTATAATGAAGCTCGCGCTCGCGAGGATGCGGAGCTTGCTCGAATAGTTGCATTAATAAGTCTGAGGGCTCAGCCCCAAGAATCCGTCTTAAAGTTTCACGATCGACACTGCCAATTGCTAGGGCTGCCAATAAAATCCCCGCGGAAAGCACATAACCTTCACCGATCAGGGTATCCACACGGTGCAAAACCTCTTCCGTGATGTGCCATTGTGCCTTACCTCGACCGGCCCAAAAATCTTCTAATCCGGGTAATAAGTGATCCAGTAACCCGACAACACGCATTAATCTGAACGATGCACAACTTGCTCCACCATTTAATTCACGCAGGAATTCCTCGTGGATTCGTGCGGTCGCGCTTAAAGTAATCAACTGCACTGAGCCAAGTAGGGCATCGTAAGTTTCTGCCTCAATCACAAAGCCCGTGCGTGCAGTGTGACGAATTGCGCGAATCATGCGCACCGGGTCTTCATTAAAACGTTGGCCGGGATTGCCAATCATGCGAATTACACCGCGTTCTAGATCCTCAAGCCCTCCGACATAATCAATGACCGATCGGGTCTCGGGGTCGTAAAAAAGACCATTAATCGTCAAATCCCGCCTCAGTGCATCGGATTCAGCCGTGCCATAGGTATTATCAGTACGAGTTAGGTGCACTGTTTTTTTTTGAGTTTCTACTACTTCATCGCTACCCTCAGAATCAAGCTTAGCTTCCGACCGAAATGTGGAAACCTCCAATATTTTTTGTCCCGGGAAGAACACATGATTTAGCGGAAAGCGCCTGCCGATAATACGGCTATTTCTGAATAACTTACGCACTTCCTCAGTTGTTGCACTAGTTCCGATATCGAAATCTTTAGGAGTTTTGCCTAAAAGCAGATCGCGCACTCCACCACCAACCAAATACGCAATGTGTCCGTGACGATGTAGACGAGAAATTACCTTCAAGGCATCTTCGTCGATATTTCGATGTGATAGTTGATGCTCTTTTCGGGAGACGATCAGTGGGGTTTCAGTCATGAACAATCTTGTATTTACTACGAAAAAATTACACGGCGATTAGTTGTTATTACTCACTAGAGTAACAGTTTCACTCCAATCTCAACAGATCTTAACTCTTTAACCCAGCCACAGGAGAGTATCAATTACTTGGCACAATACTTGCTATTTTCTAGGCAAGTTCGGGCTAAGAGATTCTCTTAGCCTTAACCAATTTAGATTAGACCTGATACTAAACGCAGTAAATTAAAAGAGTCGAGGTAAATAATCTATGGGGCCTAAATCGAAAACTTATCGATCTCAGTGTGGCTTTGGTTTAGCAGAGATGATGGTTGTACTCTGCATTACAACCCTTGCACTAGGTTTTGCAATTTCCAATGCCCGTAATTTGGAAAATCCAACTGACGTAGGCGCGCAGACAACACTAGCATTTTTTAAGCAGCTGCGAGCCAAAGCAGTTAACTCAACCCAAGCCTATACGATCAGTCCAGCCAACGGCTATCGACTGCAGGTCGCTTCAGCTCGAACCTGCAATGAAACTCCAACAGTTGAGCAAGGTGTCTATCTCGAACTTCCGCGGGATACTCGCTTCAGTTCGCAATCCTGGTCTGTTTGCTTTAGCTCACGCGGGCTCCCGCAAACAGCAGAAACTGTGCAAATCACTCATCAGGGGATGACCAAGCAAGTTGAAGTTCTACTTGGTGGAGCGATACGTTCGCTATGAATTTGAAATTAAGAAGATCACAACATGGCACTTCATTAATCGAAGTTATGGTCTCGCTGAGCATTATGTCGATTGTGATGGGCACAATGACACCAGCTTATGTAAAATTCATGAAGCTAAATAACTACGGTGAAACTTATGCAGGTGCTGTAGCGGCAGCACAGAAAAAGTTAGATAATTTGCGTTTTCTAAACCCCAGCACCTTGCCGACAACGGGAAGTACTGGACCAGAAGCAATTAACGCCGGCGAAAGAAGCTATCAGGTTACAACGTTTTATTGTCGCGATAATTCCCTTTGCACTTCAACTGAAGTGCGACATTTAACTGTCGAAGTCACTTACAAAAATGAGCTCTTATTCACAGCGAGCACGGTTTATGCCCGACTTAATTAAACTCAGCATAAATTCTCGTGGCTTTACAATCATGGAAGTGATGCTTTCATCATTTCTCGGCTTAGTAGTACTCAGTGTCTCGTTTGGATCACTAATCAGTAATCGAGGAATTTTTAGGTTTGACTTACAGCGCTCGGCGATGAATCAGAATTTACGTGGTTCTCTAGATTTTGTCGGCACAATGGTTCGCGAAGCTGGGGAAAATTTACCCAGCAATGTCCCTGCTGTCGAAATTATTGATGGCAATACAAATCCGGATCAGATGATCCTACGCAGAAATCTAATTGATCAAGTTCTTAAAGTCTGCCAAGAAATAGAAAGTGGTTCTGCGACAAATCGAATTTATTTTGCGCTCAACGGTTCACCAGACACAGGCTGTATTCGCGCAAATAATTTAAGCATCTATGACGCCTGGCGAAGCTACCGACTCGCTCACGGTGGGACAGTTAAGGCTTTTCTGTATAATATCGTGACTCACGAAGGTGAGTTTGTTGACTATTCGAGTGAAACAGATACTGGAGCTGATCTCTATATTCAAAAAGATTCTGGCACTTTTCTCTACGATTACCCGGTCAATGCAGCCGCAGTCTATATTATCGAAGAGTGGCACTTTCGCATTGGCTCTTACCTCGGTCAGCCCAATTACTTACAAGTCATAGAAAACGGCGATATGGATAATATTCTAAATGTAATGTTTGGCATTCAAGAATTTAATGTGACAGCAATTTTGCAGGACAACACCACCCAAAGCAGCTTTGACCGTACAAATAATTGGAAGCTCTTGCGTGGCATTCGCATTCGACTTGGTGCACAGACGCAAACAAAATTAAAAAATGTCTCAAGTCAGCTTGAGGCTGAATACTTCCCTCGAAACATTCTCTCTGACTAAGGAAATATGCTACAGCGAAAACAAACTCAAGGCGGTTTTATTCTGGTCAGCACCTTAATGGTGATGTCTATTCTACTAACATTACTTGGAGCGTATTTTTTTACGACCAACATTGAGCTCGTTAACGCGCGCTACCTTGGCCAGAATACTAAAGGGTTCTACGCCGCAGAAGCTGGACTTAATTTGCGTGCCGAGCATATCCGCGCACTTTTCCAAGGCTACAACCGCCCCACGGGCACAAGTCCAAATGCCACCGATCCCTGCGCAACAGGTAATGTAGGGGCAGGTGATTTTGCTTGTGTTTCCAACACAATCGAGCGCCATTCAGCAACTACATATGTCACCGAAGATCCGGGCAATCCTGTTTTAATTACGATTCCACCTGGTGAGCGCTTTCAGAATCTGAGCGCTCAGGAATATCGCTACGCAGTAAATTCTATCGGTAAAAGCCCAGACGATCGCACAGAAGCCCAGTTAGAATTACGTTTTAAGAGTAGGCTTGTTCCGATGTTTCAGTTTGCAGTTTTTTAC
The window above is part of the bacterium genome. Proteins encoded here:
- the lptC gene encoding LPS export ABC transporter periplasmic protein LptC; protein product: MYYFRSPAQAIVALLTAAFVIFVLSTAYLRSAEKMGTKINTNNNSSPQTTSELHIQDFERVAVKKGRRVWEVRAVEAKYYSTENQARLANSTMKMYRPDGSIVTVTSTSGKLYLRGEAIVSADVQGDVVIGIDESTKIYTDLAVYDADQDKISAAGPVKIVGQGYTINGIGMTVEVANRLIEISSTVNSQFISKVSTQ
- the kdsA gene encoding 3-deoxy-8-phosphooctulonate synthase translates to MKTVIVGKDKQVTHAQIGGGQEFVLIAGPCVIESREHAFKHAEQILKITQQAGVKLIYKSSYDKANRTSSKSFRGLGLDQGLEILAALRREFAVPIITDVHSPEEVQAAAKVVDLLQIPAFLCRQTDLLAAAGRSALPVMVKKGQFLSPDDMPFVIDKIKATGNKQVICCERGTSFGYRDLIVDMRGLQTMRSFGSPVVLDASHSVQRLGGVNGVSGGDRTQIPALARAGVAVGIDALFIECHENPDKALSDSMSQFPLNKLPALLDELLPIWKLRQDSLKE
- a CDS encoding CTP synthase, which encodes MVQRPTKFIFVTGGVVSSLGKGLTSAALGAILESRGLRVSICKLDPYLNVDPGTMSPFQHGEVFVTEDGAETDLDLGHYERFLTTRMSRLNNFTAGQVYDTVLRNERRGDYLGGTVQVIPHVTDEIKRRILLAGQGADICICEVGGTVGDIESLPFLEAIRQFRADVGREHVLYIHLTLVPYIETAGELKTKPTQHSVKTLTSGGIQPDIIILRSKVPLDHKSKEKIALFCNINENCAITACDVEHIYELPLVLHAEGLDTRVCEKLNIWAGAPNLLPWKHITDVLKNPSRGRVSVAFVGKYVGLKESYKSLIEAITHGGLANDCVVDIHYVDSEEIEAHGLPDELKNADAILVPGGFGKRGSEGKILAINYARTQGIPYLGICLGLQMAVVEYARDVIGIKAAQSVEFDENTKEPVIDFMEEQKKISDKGGTMRLGAYNCSLVEGTLARVIYGVDKVSERHRHRLEVNNKYRQRLEQAGMRLSGINQDLDLVEVIELPNHPWFIGVQCHPEFSSRPLAPHPLFASYIKAALANRDKKVNLPKANVVKAAQSKQHEPSREAQLP
- the kdsB gene encoding 3-deoxy-manno-octulosonate cytidylyltransferase; this translates as MGAESVNYNVLAVIPARLGSTRLGRKPLQEIDGKSLIQHVWQQAAQVSSLQRVVLATDSAEISQVATSFGAEVIMTSADAPSGTDRVYQAWQRIDPTGKDFQIILNIQGDMPFISVAAINGVIQVLKENYDQFSMTTIAVPIMDQDQFAASTVVKVALSPAGQALYFSRAPIPHSRDGVIYPNGVLGYRHIGLYAYTPESLTTFATSKQALLERIEMLEQLRVLENGHSIGVYILSHDEARNFVEVDTPQDLQRAREVALGLK
- a CDS encoding poly(A) polymerase, whose product is MTETPLIVSRKEHQLSHRNIDEDALKVISRLHRHGHIAYLVGGGVRDLLLGKTPKDFDIGTSATTEEVRKLFRNSRIIGRRFPLNHVFFPGQKILEVSTFRSEAKLDSEGSDEVVETQKKTVHLTRTDNTYGTAESDALRRDLTINGLFYDPETRSVIDYVGGLEDLERGVIRMIGNPGQRFNEDPVRMIRAIRHTARTGFVIEAETYDALLGSVQLITLSATARIHEEFLRELNGGASCASFRLMRVVGLLDHLLPGLEDFWAGRGKAQWHITEEVLHRVDTLIGEGYVLSAGILLAALAIGSVDRETLRRILGAEPSDLLMQLFEQAPHPRERELHYNPDFHLELDSRELDEEVQLVLKGLYSRIGITRNEREEITECLKKRYLFLYEQSMLPRSPRARLLVHLVDAALAPPRAVDLIVQKTAPLRRRRRRKPHA
- a CDS encoding GspH/FimT family pseudopilin — its product is MGPKSKTYRSQCGFGLAEMMVVLCITTLALGFAISNARNLENPTDVGAQTTLAFFKQLRAKAVNSTQAYTISPANGYRLQVASARTCNETPTVEQGVYLELPRDTRFSSQSWSVCFSSRGLPQTAETVQITHQGMTKQVEVLLGGAIRSL
- a CDS encoding type II secretion system protein — protein: MNLKLRRSQHGTSLIEVMVSLSIMSIVMGTMTPAYVKFMKLNNYGETYAGAVAAAQKKLDNLRFLNPSTLPTTGSTGPEAINAGERSYQVTTFYCRDNSLCTSTEVRHLTVEVTYKNELLFTASTVYARLN